The proteins below are encoded in one region of Clostridium pasteurianum DSM 525 = ATCC 6013:
- a CDS encoding helix-turn-helix domain-containing protein produces MEILSIGEKIKRTRIYKGYTLKDICEEKISVSKMSCIENGKIKPEDWILELISNKLGMDIEYLKKDVREQLKFNLNEVKVNYNKTSQAEILKYNLDYAEEYKYYDIAFEFMHILFSYYLEIKDIKSCQDNTARYYKLCRNSDSEKNKLIYYMDIGKYFYAGNEYFQAASYYNNVRKTLMKNESKDYNFLISAIYEEANCIFMMGQYENAYEILNKIIDIIKFINDSCYKAKIFNLLGRLSIGMNNGKFREFEKESYKLVENNRELKAKFIYNYGCAMLKTNMDENAYDYINEAISLYPEEVNRDFVHFILDVIKTLIQINKISQAKELCDKILNYSIDLHEDVFIEKSYYFKALIMHIENNIEMSEMYMNLSLDILMKIGDKNTIKDRYMEMGVLYFEMKNTSESLKYFNLALNMDKKI; encoded by the coding sequence ATGGAGATACTATCTATTGGAGAAAAAATTAAAAGAACTAGAATATATAAAGGATATACCCTAAAAGACATATGTGAGGAAAAAATATCCGTTTCCAAAATGAGCTGTATAGAAAATGGGAAAATAAAGCCAGAAGATTGGATTCTTGAATTAATATCTAACAAGCTTGGTATGGATATTGAATATTTGAAAAAAGATGTAAGAGAACAGTTAAAATTTAATTTGAATGAAGTTAAAGTCAATTATAATAAGACTAGTCAGGCAGAAATATTAAAATATAATTTAGATTATGCAGAAGAATATAAATACTATGATATAGCTTTTGAATTCATGCATATACTCTTTAGTTATTATTTAGAAATTAAAGATATTAAGTCTTGTCAAGATAATACAGCTAGGTATTATAAATTATGTAGAAATTCTGACAGTGAAAAAAATAAGCTTATATATTACATGGATATTGGAAAATATTTTTACGCTGGAAATGAATACTTTCAGGCTGCAAGTTATTACAATAATGTAAGAAAAACTTTGATGAAAAATGAAAGCAAAGATTATAATTTCCTTATTAGTGCCATTTATGAAGAGGCTAACTGTATTTTTATGATGGGACAATATGAAAATGCCTATGAAATTTTAAATAAGATTATAGACATAATAAAGTTTATTAATGATAGTTGTTATAAAGCTAAAATTTTTAATTTATTAGGCAGGCTATCCATTGGGATGAATAATGGAAAATTTAGAGAGTTTGAAAAAGAGTCTTATAAGCTAGTTGAAAATAATAGAGAACTTAAAGCTAAATTTATTTATAACTATGGTTGTGCTATGCTTAAAACTAATATGGATGAAAATGCCTATGATTATATAAATGAAGCCATATCATTATATCCTGAAGAGGTTAATCGGGATTTTGTACATTTTATCCTAGATGTGATTAAAACTTTAATCCAAATAAATAAAATTTCACAGGCTAAGGAATTATGTGACAAAATATTAAACTATTCAATAGATTTACATGAAGATGTATTTATTGAAAAATCCTATTACTTTAAAGCTCTTATAATGCATATAGAAAACAATATTGAAATGAGTGAAATGTATATGAACCTATCTTTGGACATACTTATGAAGATAGGAGATAAAAACACAATTAAAGATAGGTACATGGAAATGGGTGTTTTATATTTTGAAATGAAGAATACTTCTGAATCATTAAAATACTTTAATTTAGCTTTAAATATGGATAAAAAAATATAG
- the clpB gene encoding ATP-dependent chaperone ClpB yields the protein MNIERLTTKVKQAINDSQLVAVRFNHQTIDSIHLFMALVSQEDGLIPNIFSKMGVDIETLKKDIENELDRMPKVLGESAQSSSVYASRRFEEIFIKAEKISKDFKDSYISSEHVMIALMELDKNDIVVNILKRNNIDKKEFLKTLAEIRGNQRVDTEDPEGTYDALSKYGRNLVEDAKKHKLDPVIGRDEEIRRVVRILSRRTKNNPVLIGEPGVGKTAIVEGLAERIVRGDIPDGLKNKIIFSLDMGALIAGAKYRGEFEERLKAVLKEVQNSEGKIILFIDEIHTIVGAGKTEGAMDAGNLIKPLLARGELHCIGATTFDEYRKYIEKDKALERRFQPVIVEEPTVEDSISILRGLKERFEIHHGVRIHDSAIIAAAKLSDRYITDRYLPDKAIDLIDEAGAMIRTEIDSMPTEMDMLKRKIFQLEIEKEALSKEKDRATEERLKSLEEELSNLKEKDKEMTSKYEKEKGQITEVKELKTKLDEVRGQIEKAEREYDLNRAAELKYGMVPQLEKEINEKEQLIKEKTENALLKEEVTEEEISQIISKWTGIPVSRLVEGERQKLLKLEDELRKRVIGQDEAIKSVSNAVIRARAGLKDIKRPIGSFIFLGPTGVGKTELAKTLSRTLFDTEENIIRIDMSEYMEKYSVSRLIGAPPGYVGYEEGGQLTEAVRRKPYSVILFDEIEKAHDDVFNIFLQILDDGRLTDNKGKTVDFKNCIIIMTSNIGSSHLLSNTSESGIDENIRKYVMDEMKARFKPEFLNRLDDIIMFKPLTTSEITKIIDIFIEDIRKRLNEKNIKLHITDEAEKLMAREGYDPVYGARPLKRYIENTLETEIARKIIAGQIYDGTTVKVDARGDNIVIE from the coding sequence ATGAATATAGAAAGGTTAACAACAAAGGTTAAGCAAGCTATAAATGATTCACAACTTGTAGCTGTAAGATTTAATCATCAGACTATTGACTCCATCCACCTTTTTATGGCTTTAGTTTCTCAAGAGGATGGCCTTATTCCAAACATTTTTAGTAAAATGGGGGTAGATATTGAAACCCTTAAAAAGGATATAGAAAATGAATTGGACAGAATGCCTAAAGTTTTAGGAGAATCAGCACAGAGTTCTTCTGTTTATGCAAGTAGAAGATTTGAAGAGATTTTTATAAAAGCTGAAAAGATATCTAAGGATTTTAAGGATTCGTATATAAGTTCAGAACATGTTATGATTGCATTGATGGAGCTGGATAAAAACGATATTGTAGTTAATATATTAAAAAGAAATAATATAGATAAGAAGGAATTTTTAAAAACTTTAGCTGAAATAAGGGGAAATCAGAGAGTTGATACAGAAGACCCTGAGGGAACCTATGATGCTCTTTCAAAATATGGCAGAAATTTAGTTGAGGATGCAAAAAAGCATAAACTAGATCCTGTTATAGGCAGAGATGAAGAAATAAGAAGAGTCGTAAGAATACTTTCCAGAAGAACAAAAAATAATCCGGTTTTAATTGGAGAACCCGGGGTTGGAAAGACTGCTATAGTAGAAGGACTAGCAGAGAGAATTGTAAGAGGAGACATACCAGATGGATTAAAAAATAAGATTATTTTTTCATTGGATATGGGTGCTCTTATTGCTGGTGCAAAATATAGAGGTGAATTTGAAGAGAGACTTAAAGCAGTATTAAAGGAAGTTCAAAATAGTGAAGGGAAGATAATATTATTCATAGATGAAATACACACTATAGTAGGAGCGGGAAAGACAGAGGGGGCAATGGATGCTGGAAATCTTATAAAACCACTTCTTGCAAGAGGAGAACTTCATTGTATTGGTGCTACTACTTTTGATGAATATAGAAAATATATAGAAAAAGATAAAGCTTTGGAAAGAAGATTTCAACCAGTTATAGTTGAAGAGCCTACGGTGGAAGATTCTATTTCCATCCTTAGAGGATTGAAGGAAAGGTTTGAGATACATCACGGAGTGAGAATACATGATTCAGCTATTATAGCTGCAGCAAAGCTCTCAGACAGATATATTACAGATAGGTATTTGCCAGATAAGGCAATTGATCTTATAGATGAAGCAGGGGCTATGATAAGAACGGAAATAGATAGTATGCCCACAGAAATGGATATGTTAAAGAGAAAAATATTCCAATTGGAAATTGAAAAAGAAGCACTGTCAAAGGAGAAGGATAGAGCTACAGAAGAAAGACTTAAGTCTTTAGAAGAAGAATTAAGCAATCTTAAAGAAAAAGATAAGGAAATGACCTCAAAGTATGAAAAAGAAAAGGGTCAGATAACAGAAGTTAAAGAATTAAAAACCAAGCTTGATGAAGTAAGAGGTCAAATAGAAAAGGCTGAAAGAGAATACGATTTGAATAGAGCAGCTGAATTAAAATATGGAATGGTACCACAGCTTGAAAAAGAGATAAATGAAAAGGAACAGCTGATTAAAGAAAAGACAGAAAATGCACTCTTAAAAGAAGAAGTTACAGAAGAAGAAATATCACAAATTATATCAAAATGGACGGGAATACCTGTTTCAAGACTTGTAGAAGGAGAGAGGCAGAAACTTTTAAAGCTGGAAGATGAGTTGAGAAAGAGGGTAATAGGTCAAGATGAAGCAATAAAGTCAGTGTCTAATGCTGTAATAAGAGCAAGAGCTGGACTTAAAGATATAAAGAGACCTATAGGATCCTTTATATTCCTTGGACCAACGGGAGTAGGTAAAACAGAGCTGGCAAAGACTCTTTCAAGAACTCTATTCGATACAGAGGAAAATATAATAAGAATAGATATGTCAGAGTACATGGAAAAATATTCTGTATCAAGATTAATAGGAGCACCTCCTGGATATGTAGGTTATGAAGAAGGTGGACAGCTGACAGAAGCAGTGAGAAGGAAACCATATAGTGTTATTTTGTTTGATGAGATAGAAAAAGCCCATGATGATGTATTCAATATATTTTTACAGATATTAGATGATGGAAGGCTTACAGATAATAAGGGTAAAACTGTAGATTTTAAGAATTGTATTATAATCATGACATCAAATATAGGCAGCAGTCATCTTCTATCAAATACCAGTGAAAGCGGTATAGATGAAAATATAAGAAAATATGTAATGGATGAGATGAAGGCAAGGTTTAAACCAGAGTTCCTCAACAGATTAGATGATATAATAATGTTTAAACCTCTGACAACTAGTGAAATAACAAAAATTATAGATATATTTATCGAGGACATAAGAAAGAGACTTAATGAGAAGAATATTAAACTTCACATTACAGATGAAGCAGAAAAACTTATGGCAAGAGAAGGATATGATCCTGTATATGGAGCTAGACCTTTAAAGAGATATATTGAGAATACTCTGGAAACGGAAATAGCAAGAAAAATTATTGCAGGACAAATTTATGATGGAACTACAGTAAAGGTAGATGCTAGAGGAGATAATATAGTAATTGAATAA
- a CDS encoding type 1 glutamine amidotransferase translates to MELNICHLYPDLLNVYGDIGNILILKYRAEQRNIQVNVFNISLKDDFNPEDYDIVFFGGGQDYEQSIVSSDLINTKKEGISKYINSGKVFLSICGGYQLLGKYYTTPEGDKLDGLGILDIYTDGGNTRFIGNTVIKNEDTGEIYVGFENHSGRTYINDLKPLGKVIKGYGNNGSDGYEGCIYKNTYGTYFHGSLLSKNPELADRLIKTALGLKYGEVSLEPINNDLELEAKEFIIKRETGNSNNS, encoded by the coding sequence ATGGAATTAAATATTTGTCATTTGTATCCTGATTTATTAAATGTATATGGCGATATAGGAAATATATTGATCCTAAAATATAGAGCTGAACAAAGAAATATACAGGTAAATGTATTTAATATATCTTTAAAAGATGATTTTAATCCTGAGGATTACGATATAGTTTTCTTTGGAGGCGGTCAGGATTATGAACAATCTATAGTATCCAGTGACTTGATTAATACAAAAAAGGAAGGTATATCTAAATACATAAACAGTGGCAAGGTATTTTTATCTATTTGCGGCGGCTATCAACTACTTGGTAAATATTATACTACTCCAGAAGGTGACAAATTAGATGGCCTTGGCATTCTTGATATATATACAGATGGTGGTAATACTAGGTTTATAGGTAATACAGTAATAAAGAATGAGGATACTGGTGAAATATATGTAGGTTTTGAAAATCATTCCGGAAGAACATATATAAATGATTTAAAACCTCTTGGAAAAGTTATAAAGGGTTATGGTAATAATGGTTCTGACGGATATGAAGGTTGTATATATAAAAACACCTATGGAACATATTTCCACGGTTCTCTCTTATCCAAAAATCCAGAGCTTGCAGATAGATTAATAAAAACTGCCTTAGGCCTAAAATATGGAGAAGTTTCCCTTGAACCTATAAATAATGATTTGGAATTGGAAGCAAAAGAATTTATTATAAAAAGAGAGACAGGTAATTCAAATAATTCTTAG
- a CDS encoding Mur ligase family protein, producing the protein MFKIKINSFFSIIISKLIIKLSKKLFKGGTNFPGKIALKLDKDILKTITKNYNVILITGTNGKTTTTNMIYNMIRKSNKKVITNNTGANLKSGITSCFIDNFSFTKFKENSYAVIEVDEANVKLITEYVIPEIIIVTNLFRDQLDRYGEVYTTLNKIMDGIKKVPEADLVLNGDESLLGDLNIPNKIIYYGFNSSLNNNKKVDINADAKFCKKCKHAYSYEFITYNHLGKFYCDNCGYKRPELQYHVDEIKELSSSGSLVSINDSDYYINQPGIYNIYNGLCSLSTAKLLEIENSVIADCLENIESSFGRQESININGKELKIILVKNPAGYDQALNTVSLDNRAINICMLLNDNYADGRDVSWIWDVNFEILKELNIKNTIVGGTRLYDIAVRLKVSGIDDNRFIIGESNEKILKTIEKCEGDIVYVLATYTAMIDFRKFLNNKGIIKKLW; encoded by the coding sequence GTGTTTAAAATTAAAATTAATTCATTCTTTAGTATTATAATTTCAAAACTAATTATTAAATTATCTAAAAAGTTATTTAAAGGTGGTACAAATTTTCCCGGGAAAATTGCTTTAAAACTAGACAAAGACATTTTAAAAACAATTACAAAAAACTATAACGTAATACTAATAACAGGTACTAACGGAAAAACTACTACAACTAATATGATTTATAATATGATAAGAAAAAGTAATAAAAAAGTAATTACCAATAATACAGGAGCTAATTTAAAATCCGGTATAACCTCTTGTTTTATAGATAATTTTAGTTTTACAAAATTTAAGGAAAACAGCTATGCTGTCATAGAAGTAGATGAAGCCAATGTAAAACTTATAACCGAATACGTTATTCCAGAAATTATAATAGTTACAAATTTATTTAGAGATCAGCTTGATAGATATGGTGAGGTTTATACTACTTTAAATAAAATAATGGATGGAATAAAAAAAGTTCCTGAAGCTGATTTAGTATTAAATGGTGATGAATCATTGCTAGGTGATTTGAATATTCCAAATAAAATAATTTATTATGGATTTAATTCATCTTTAAATAACAATAAAAAAGTAGACATAAATGCTGATGCTAAATTCTGCAAAAAGTGTAAACATGCCTATTCTTATGAATTTATTACATATAACCATCTTGGGAAATTTTATTGTGACAATTGTGGATACAAAAGACCAGAGCTTCAATATCACGTAGATGAAATAAAGGAACTCTCTTCTTCGGGCTCCCTTGTATCTATAAATGATTCAGATTACTATATAAATCAACCAGGTATTTATAATATATATAATGGACTCTGTTCACTTTCTACAGCTAAACTTCTTGAAATTGAAAACTCAGTAATAGCTGATTGTCTTGAAAATATTGAAAGCAGTTTTGGAAGACAGGAATCTATAAATATTAATGGAAAAGAATTAAAAATAATATTAGTAAAGAATCCAGCTGGCTATGACCAGGCATTAAATACAGTCTCTTTAGACAATAGAGCTATAAATATTTGTATGCTTTTAAATGATAATTATGCAGATGGTCGTGATGTATCATGGATTTGGGATGTAAATTTTGAAATTCTAAAAGAACTAAATATTAAAAATACTATAGTGGGCGGAACCAGATTATATGATATAGCAGTCCGTTTAAAGGTTTCAGGTATTGATGATAATAGGTTTATTATAGGCGAAAGTAACGAAAAAATATTAAAAACTATAGAGAAATGTGAAGGCGATATAGTATATGTACTAGCTACTTATACAGCCATGATCGATTTTAGAAAATTCCTCAATAATAAGGGCATAATTAAAAAATTGTGGTAA
- a CDS encoding type I phosphomannose isomerase catalytic subunit codes for MYPLKFENLYYEKIWGGRDLKKFRDNLPEGNIGESWDIACHEHGMSIVSNGKYKNLTLGKLIELEGEKILGDKIDKNKFPLLIKLINAKDKLSVQVHPDDKYARRVEGELGKTEIWYVVEAFEGANLVVGTKDCTQEQFKSAISNGDFDKYLNKVNVKKGEVYFVKSGLVHAIGQGVIIAEIQQNSDTTYRVYDYNRGRELHIDKAMDVINFTLTGEKSRGLKVENENYNKIFYSLCDKFSLELYEIKCELKEESDRKRFYIFTCVEGEGKIYFNEGEETITCGESILIPAYMGSYKIKGKLKILKSYVPDVEKVEKEIIHFIER; via the coding sequence ATGTATCCATTAAAATTTGAAAATTTGTACTATGAAAAAATTTGGGGTGGAAGAGATCTGAAAAAATTTAGAGACAATTTGCCAGAGGGTAATATAGGGGAAAGCTGGGATATAGCTTGTCATGAGCATGGAATGAGTATAGTATCCAATGGAAAATATAAAAATTTAACTTTGGGGAAATTAATAGAGTTAGAGGGAGAAAAAATATTAGGAGATAAAATAGATAAAAATAAATTTCCACTTTTAATTAAATTAATAAATGCCAAAGATAAATTATCTGTACAAGTTCATCCGGATGATAAATATGCTAGAAGAGTTGAGGGTGAACTTGGCAAAACAGAAATTTGGTATGTAGTAGAAGCTTTTGAGGGAGCTAATTTAGTAGTAGGAACTAAAGATTGTACCCAAGAACAGTTTAAAAGTGCCATAAGCAATGGAGATTTTGATAAATACCTAAATAAAGTAAATGTAAAAAAAGGGGAGGTCTATTTTGTTAAAAGTGGGCTGGTTCATGCCATAGGTCAGGGGGTAATAATAGCTGAAATTCAGCAAAATAGTGATACTACTTACAGGGTGTATGATTATAATAGAGGAAGAGAATTGCATATTGATAAGGCTATGGATGTAATTAATTTTACTCTCACAGGAGAAAAAAGCAGAGGATTGAAAGTAGAAAATGAGAATTATAATAAAATTTTCTATTCTCTTTGCGATAAGTTTTCTTTAGAACTCTATGAAATTAAATGTGAACTTAAAGAGGAAAGTGATAGAAAAAGATTTTATATCTTTACCTGTGTTGAAGGTGAAGGTAAAATATATTTTAATGAGGGAGAGGAGACAATAACCTGTGGAGAGAGTATACTTATCCCTGCCTATATGGGAAGCTATAAAATTAAAGGTAAACTTAAAATTTTAAAATCTTATGTACCAGATGTGGAAAAAGTTGAAAAAGAAATAATTCATTTTATAGAGAGATAG
- a CDS encoding RNA polymerase sigma factor, translating to MSENEDDVINGIRAGDEDCFIRLVDMYKKRIIALCYSYTEDSHEAEDLSQEVFISFYKSINDFRGDCSISTYIYKIAVRKCLDFKKKRSMKDMLRGVFRDKGKEDELDEKIFIRQCIDELPKDIKIPVVLFYYVGLNQKEIGNILNITQKAVEGRIYRGKQKLKNKILKGGDTVCSKSQII from the coding sequence TTGAGTGAAAATGAGGATGATGTAATTAATGGAATAAGAGCAGGAGACGAAGATTGTTTCATAAGATTAGTGGATATGTACAAGAAAAGAATTATAGCTCTCTGCTATTCCTACACAGAAGACAGTCATGAAGCTGAAGATTTATCTCAAGAAGTATTTATAAGTTTTTATAAGAGTATAAATGATTTCAGAGGTGATTGCTCAATTTCTACTTATATATATAAAATAGCAGTGAGAAAATGTTTGGATTTTAAAAAAAAGAGAAGTATGAAAGATATGTTAAGAGGAGTATTTAGGGATAAAGGCAAAGAGGATGAATTAGATGAAAAAATTTTTATTAGGCAATGTATAGATGAACTGCCTAAAGACATAAAAATTCCTGTGGTGTTATTTTATTATGTAGGTCTTAATCAAAAGGAAATAGGAAATATATTAAATATAACTCAAAAAGCTGTAGAAGGAAGAATATATAGAGGAAAACAAAAACTAAAGAATAAGATTCTAAAAGGAGGGGATACAGTATGCAGCAAAAGCCAGATTATTTAG